The following coding sequences lie in one Phycicoccus duodecadis genomic window:
- a CDS encoding sensor domain-containing diguanylate cyclase, whose product MAPDDPSSPAVGSDAERTVLAVLNGIPGLVGHWDTNLRNLHANAAYVEYFGSTPAEIRGIHLRDLLGEAVYEANLPYAREALAGREVMFDRELVDVHGQVRHTQASYIPDIRDGEVTGFFVLVTDVTARVAAERALRETIDTWRALARSVPGGFVLVFDRDLRYTVADGPALARFGLDRESMEGRTVFEVLSPERAAELAPRYRAALAGRTTTWERVLGARTLELTAGPVVSDGEVTAGIVVSHDVTDARIDERTWSALHRVATDVAQQRTPEEVAWTIASALVEVFGVNTAAVVRYVDGASADVLAMAPEHLPTVPERVVFAVGDRSTTAQIYETGRPVVAPYDTGGGSIAGQARAGGLRSSAGAPIRHRGELWGAVVLASSDEGGLDPEVLEPLTRFAELVELAISSTEAWETLARQARVDELTGLPNRRVLRAQLATEVERSHRHGRPLCLAALDLDHFKSVNDRFGHAAGDQVLRELGRRLGAASREGEVLARVGGEEFAWLMPETGPDEAREAAERLRREVSDRPFAGVGRLTLSIGVAALRADTDPATLTREADRALYEAKHAGRDRVVLA is encoded by the coding sequence ATGGCCCCGGACGATCCCTCTTCCCCGGCGGTCGGCTCCGACGCCGAGCGGACCGTCCTCGCCGTGCTCAACGGCATCCCGGGGCTGGTCGGGCACTGGGACACGAACCTGCGCAACCTGCACGCCAACGCCGCGTACGTCGAGTACTTCGGGTCGACGCCGGCCGAGATCCGCGGGATCCACCTGCGTGACCTCCTCGGAGAGGCGGTGTACGAGGCCAACCTCCCGTACGCCCGGGAAGCCCTCGCCGGCCGCGAGGTGATGTTCGACCGCGAGCTCGTCGACGTCCACGGCCAGGTCCGCCACACCCAGGCCTCCTACATCCCCGACATCCGCGACGGCGAGGTCACCGGCTTCTTCGTGCTGGTCACCGACGTCACCGCGCGCGTCGCGGCCGAGCGTGCCCTCCGCGAGACCATCGACACCTGGCGGGCCCTCGCCCGCAGTGTGCCGGGCGGGTTCGTGCTGGTCTTCGACCGCGACCTGCGCTACACCGTGGCCGACGGGCCCGCGCTCGCGCGGTTCGGCCTCGACCGCGAGTCGATGGAGGGCCGGACCGTGTTCGAGGTGCTGAGCCCCGAGCGCGCCGCCGAGCTCGCCCCGCGCTACCGGGCCGCGCTGGCCGGGCGGACGACCACCTGGGAGCGCGTGCTGGGCGCGCGCACCCTCGAGCTCACGGCCGGCCCGGTGGTCTCCGACGGCGAGGTGACCGCCGGCATCGTGGTCTCGCACGACGTCACCGACGCGCGGATCGACGAGCGCACCTGGTCGGCGCTGCACCGGGTCGCCACCGACGTCGCCCAACAGCGCACCCCGGAGGAGGTGGCGTGGACGATCGCGTCCGCGCTGGTCGAGGTGTTCGGGGTGAACACCGCGGCCGTGGTCCGTTACGTCGACGGCGCCAGTGCCGACGTCCTCGCCATGGCGCCCGAGCACCTGCCCACCGTGCCCGAGCGCGTCGTGTTCGCCGTGGGCGACCGGTCGACGACGGCCCAGATCTACGAGACCGGGAGGCCGGTGGTCGCACCGTACGACACGGGCGGGGGGAGCATCGCCGGGCAGGCCCGGGCCGGCGGGCTGCGTTCCAGCGCTGGGGCGCCCATCCGCCACCGCGGCGAGCTGTGGGGCGCCGTCGTGCTGGCCTCGTCCGACGAGGGCGGGCTCGACCCCGAGGTGCTCGAGCCCCTGACGCGGTTCGCCGAGCTGGTGGAGCTCGCGATCAGCAGCACGGAGGCCTGGGAGACCCTGGCTCGCCAGGCCCGCGTCGACGAGCTGACCGGCCTGCCGAACCGCCGGGTGCTCCGGGCCCAGCTCGCCACGGAGGTCGAGCGGTCGCACCGGCACGGGCGCCCCCTGTGCCTGGCGGCCCTCGACCTCGACCACTTCAAGAGCGTGAACGACCGCTTCGGGCACGCTGCCGGCGACCAGGTGCTGCGCGAGCTGGGTCGGCGGCTGGGCGCCGCGTCCCGCGAGGGTGAGGTGCTCGCCCGGGTCGGCGGCGAGGAGTTCGCGTGGCTGATGCCCGAGACCGGGCCGGACGAGGCCCGCGAGGCGGCCGAGCGGCTGCGGCGCGAGGTGTCGGACCGGCCGTTCGCGGGCGTCGGGCGGCTCACCCTGTCGATCGGCGTGGCCGCGCTGCGGGCCGACACCGACCCCGCCACCCTCACCCGGGAGGCCGACCGGGCGCTGTACGAGGCCAAGCACGCCGGCCGCGACCGCGTCGTCCTGGCCTGA
- a CDS encoding ferredoxin reductase family protein, which produces MTVGPPPVHRQQYRGSHIATRLVGPTTIAALAVAFAVVWVVARPTDPPAGSFVGQLLGAEGVLLLSVGLVLISTLGAVEQFFDGVDKAAVWHRRVAIVGTVLIGIHIATTGNPNPSQLGPTLGTVGMIGLATLVVWAIAPRWRSIVPRRLREPVTMLMETRAAAQVHGWVGSYGLWRGFHRLTGLFLALGFAHALLDASLFGSQVLRWTFMVTGGVGLAFYVYRELFARRFARTHDYQVASVAPITASSVEIWLRPLGRRFEFTPGQFALVNLEARDGWHKHPFTIASGPAEDNVRITVGALGDFTTNIADLVEPGMPAVISSPKGHFDYGRGTEHQVWVAGGIGVSPMLSWLRSARPGRLPHRVDFFYTSRGNPPLAEEVTHLAGHHEELHLHLVDTEVSPRLTVDQIMATVDGRPSELSAFLCGPESMVDALQKDLGRQGVKAANIHREYYNLR; this is translated from the coding sequence GTGACCGTTGGGCCCCCTCCCGTGCATCGGCAGCAGTACCGAGGCTCGCACATCGCGACCCGGCTGGTCGGGCCGACGACCATCGCGGCCCTCGCCGTGGCCTTCGCGGTGGTGTGGGTGGTGGCCCGTCCGACGGATCCGCCGGCGGGATCGTTCGTCGGGCAGCTCCTGGGCGCCGAGGGCGTCCTGCTGCTCTCGGTCGGGCTGGTCCTGATCAGCACGCTCGGTGCGGTCGAGCAGTTCTTCGACGGCGTCGACAAGGCGGCCGTGTGGCACCGCCGCGTGGCCATCGTGGGCACGGTGCTGATCGGCATCCACATTGCGACGACCGGCAACCCCAACCCCTCCCAGCTGGGCCCGACGCTGGGGACGGTCGGCATGATCGGCCTGGCGACGCTGGTGGTCTGGGCGATCGCGCCGCGGTGGCGCTCGATCGTGCCGCGCCGACTGCGCGAGCCGGTCACGATGCTGATGGAGACCCGGGCGGCCGCGCAGGTCCACGGGTGGGTGGGCAGCTACGGGCTGTGGCGCGGTTTCCACCGCCTCACCGGGCTGTTCCTCGCCCTCGGCTTCGCCCACGCCCTGCTCGACGCCTCCCTGTTCGGCTCGCAGGTCCTGCGCTGGACCTTCATGGTCACCGGCGGGGTGGGCCTGGCGTTCTACGTCTACCGCGAGCTGTTCGCGCGCCGTTTCGCGCGCACCCACGACTACCAGGTGGCGTCCGTCGCCCCCATCACCGCGTCATCGGTGGAGATCTGGCTCCGCCCGCTCGGCCGGCGCTTCGAGTTCACGCCGGGGCAGTTCGCCCTGGTCAACCTCGAGGCCCGGGACGGCTGGCACAAGCACCCCTTCACGATTGCCAGCGGCCCGGCCGAGGACAACGTCCGGATCACGGTCGGCGCCCTGGGTGACTTCACCACGAACATCGCCGACCTGGTGGAGCCCGGCATGCCGGCCGTCATCAGCAGCCCGAAGGGCCATTTCGACTACGGCCGCGGCACCGAGCACCAGGTCTGGGTCGCCGGAGGCATCGGCGTCTCCCCCATGCTGAGCTGGCTCCGGTCCGCTCGGCCCGGCCGGCTGCCGCACCGGGTCGACTTCTTCTACACCTCCCGCGGGAACCCGCCGCTGGCCGAGGAGGTCACCCACCTCGCGGGCCACCACGAGGAGCTGCACCTGCACCTGGTCGACACCGAGGTCTCACCCCGCCTGACGGTCGACCAGATCATGGCGACCGTCGACGGCCGCCCGTCCGAGCTGTCGGCGTTCCTCTGCGGTCCTGAGTCGATGGTCGACGCGCTGCAGAAGGACCTGGGCAGGCAGGGCGTGAAGGCCGCCAACATCCACCGGGAGTACTACAACCTGCGCTGA
- a CDS encoding nucleotidyl transferase AbiEii/AbiGii toxin family protein, translating into MAEVLSMLDAPLLAEHNCWFGGGTAIVLANGEFRESVDIDFLVSDQQSYRQLRQIVRDHGLEALATRQLELGRTPVVDGYGIRTSVLVAGIAIKFEIIHEGRIDLDPPSLGDEICGLRVLTRTDQVATKLLANDDRWADTSTFCRDLIDLAMMKPDTVALKAGARKAVDAYGKTVGESLNKAVTYLQDRPQRLDEYIRALKIDVPRAAVWQSIRDLSARSAKIEGLGRGSH; encoded by the coding sequence GTGGCCGAGGTGCTGTCGATGCTCGACGCACCTCTCCTGGCCGAGCACAACTGCTGGTTCGGAGGCGGCACCGCGATCGTCCTCGCCAACGGTGAGTTCCGCGAATCGGTCGACATCGACTTCCTGGTCTCCGACCAGCAGTCGTACCGACAGCTGCGCCAGATCGTCAGGGATCATGGGCTCGAGGCGCTGGCTACACGCCAACTTGAGCTAGGTCGAACACCTGTTGTCGACGGTTACGGGATCCGGACGTCGGTGCTCGTTGCGGGGATTGCGATCAAGTTCGAGATCATCCATGAAGGCCGTATCGACCTCGACCCTCCCTCCCTGGGCGATGAGATCTGTGGCTTGCGGGTCCTGACGCGAACAGACCAGGTCGCAACCAAGCTGCTTGCCAATGACGACCGCTGGGCAGACACCTCGACGTTTTGCCGCGACCTCATCGACCTGGCCATGATGAAGCCCGACACGGTCGCCCTGAAGGCCGGCGCGCGCAAGGCGGTCGATGCATACGGCAAGACGGTTGGCGAGAGCCTCAACAAAGCAGTCACCTACCTCCAAGATCGCCCGCAACGTCTCGACGAATACATCCGAGCACTCAAAATCGACGTGCCCCGCGCAGCTGTCTGGCAGAGCATCCGCGACTTGTCCGCAAGATCCGCGAAGATCGAAGGTCTAGGTCGGGGCTCGCACTAG
- a CDS encoding helix-turn-helix domain-containing protein has product MPAPSPYTSPQQQAELQRLGARLRERRKALGVTVVACAEAAGVSRVTMHRIEAGNPSVTIGAYINVAAALGLHLVVPILDAPTTEPTTITVGDYPGLRTLAWQTDAGVTITETEALNLYERGWRHLNQEALTDREKAFIQHLADTYSNGELLV; this is encoded by the coding sequence ATGCCAGCCCCCAGCCCGTACACGAGCCCCCAGCAACAGGCAGAGCTCCAACGCCTAGGCGCCCGCCTGCGTGAACGCCGAAAGGCCCTCGGTGTCACGGTAGTCGCCTGTGCCGAAGCTGCTGGCGTTTCGCGTGTCACCATGCACAGGATCGAGGCAGGCAACCCCTCCGTCACGATCGGCGCCTACATCAACGTTGCAGCCGCGCTCGGACTTCACCTCGTCGTCCCGATCCTCGACGCTCCAACAACTGAACCGACGACGATCACGGTCGGCGACTACCCCGGCCTTCGCACGCTGGCATGGCAGACCGATGCCGGCGTCACCATCACCGAGACAGAGGCACTCAACCTCTACGAACGCGGTTGGCGACACCTCAACCAGGAAGCGCTCACCGATCGCGAGAAGGCGTTCATCCAGCACCTCGCGGACACCTACAGCAACGGGGAGCTCCTTGTTTAG
- the ychF gene encoding redox-regulated ATPase YchF — translation MALTIGIVGLPNVGKSTMFNALTKNNVLAANYPFATIDPNVGVVPLPDERLGRLAEIFSSEKILPATVSFVDIAGIVRGASEGEGLGNKFLANIREADAICQVVRAFEDGDVVHVDGKVSPGSDIETIHTELILADLQTLEKAVARLEKEARIKKESKPLLENALAAQKVLEDGRTLYAAGAAAGVDLGLASGLGLLTTKPFIFVFNLDEDQLADAELHARLGELVAPAEAVFLNAKLEMDLMEMSPEDALEMLQSFGAEESGLDQLARIGFRTLGLQTYLTAGPKESRAWTIHQGWTAPQAAGVIHTDFQRGFIKAEIVSFSDLDELGSMAAAKAAGKARIEGKEYVMQDGDVVEFRFNV, via the coding sequence GTGGCACTCACCATCGGAATCGTCGGTCTCCCGAACGTCGGCAAGTCGACGATGTTCAACGCGCTGACGAAGAACAACGTCCTGGCCGCGAACTACCCGTTCGCGACGATCGACCCCAACGTGGGCGTCGTCCCGCTGCCGGACGAGCGGCTGGGGCGCCTGGCCGAGATCTTCTCGTCCGAGAAGATCCTCCCCGCCACCGTCTCCTTCGTCGACATCGCCGGCATCGTGCGCGGTGCGTCCGAGGGGGAGGGGCTGGGCAACAAGTTCCTCGCGAACATCCGTGAGGCCGACGCCATCTGCCAGGTCGTGCGGGCCTTCGAGGACGGCGACGTGGTGCACGTCGACGGCAAGGTGTCGCCCGGCTCCGACATCGAGACCATCCACACCGAGCTGATCCTGGCCGACCTCCAGACCCTCGAGAAGGCCGTCGCGCGGCTCGAGAAGGAGGCGCGCATCAAGAAGGAGAGCAAGCCCCTCCTCGAGAATGCGCTCGCCGCCCAGAAGGTCCTCGAGGACGGGCGCACCCTGTACGCCGCGGGGGCGGCTGCCGGCGTCGACCTCGGGCTCGCGTCGGGGCTCGGGCTGCTCACGACCAAGCCCTTCATCTTCGTGTTCAACCTCGACGAGGACCAGCTGGCCGACGCCGAGCTCCACGCGCGCCTCGGCGAGCTCGTGGCCCCGGCCGAGGCGGTGTTCCTCAACGCCAAGCTCGAGATGGACCTGATGGAGATGTCGCCCGAGGACGCCCTCGAGATGCTCCAGTCCTTCGGCGCCGAGGAGTCCGGGCTCGACCAGCTCGCCCGCATCGGCTTCCGCACCCTCGGGCTGCAGACCTACCTGACGGCCGGGCCCAAGGAGTCGCGCGCCTGGACCATCCACCAGGGCTGGACCGCCCCGCAGGCGGCCGGGGTCATCCACACCGACTTCCAGCGCGGCTTCATCAAGGCCGAGATCGTCTCCTTCTCCGACCTCGACGAGCTCGGCTCGATGGCCGCGGCCAAGGCTGCCGGCAAGGCCCGCATCGAGGGCAAGGAGTACGTCATGCAGGACGGCGACGTGGTGGAGTTCCGCTTCAACGTCTGA
- a CDS encoding NUDIX domain-containing protein has product MARREETEQERRRRIGILNARLPKKRNIAQGLLRNPAGEVLLCELSYKAEWDLPGGVVDPGEPPALTVTREIEEELGLRLPVGPLVAVNWLPPWRGWDDAHLFLFDLGVFAGELDPSLFLPREIAGAHWVRPEAAAEHVAPYTARMLEVVARAPAGGTLYLENSELPGG; this is encoded by the coding sequence ATGGCGCGACGCGAGGAGACCGAGCAGGAGCGCCGGCGGCGGATCGGCATCCTCAACGCCCGGCTGCCCAAGAAGCGCAACATCGCCCAGGGCCTCCTGCGCAACCCCGCGGGTGAGGTGCTGCTGTGCGAGCTGTCGTACAAGGCCGAGTGGGACCTGCCCGGCGGTGTGGTCGACCCCGGCGAGCCGCCCGCCCTCACGGTCACGCGCGAGATCGAGGAGGAGCTCGGCCTGCGGCTGCCGGTCGGCCCGCTGGTGGCCGTCAACTGGCTGCCGCCGTGGCGCGGCTGGGACGACGCGCACCTGTTCCTGTTCGACCTCGGGGTGTTCGCGGGCGAGCTCGACCCCTCGCTGTTCCTGCCCCGGGAGATCGCCGGCGCGCACTGGGTGCGCCCCGAGGCGGCGGCCGAGCACGTCGCCCCCTACACCGCGCGGATGCTCGAGGTCGTCGCCCGGGCCCCGGCGGGCGGCACCCTCTACCTCGAGAACAGCGAGCTCCCGGGCGGCTGA